One window of Elaeis guineensis isolate ETL-2024a chromosome 11, EG11, whole genome shotgun sequence genomic DNA carries:
- the LOC105053625 gene encoding uncharacterized protein: MMPRSRQHHTPSSPCPHLLLCHHPLLQLFFFLLPLLPSFSSSATTLSTNREVIALYNWINSSSSLSPSKAFSDWKTSDSSPCNWTHIACDSAGAVTSIAIQSVPLALPLPAGLCAAIPSLSTLVVSDANLTGSIPPDLSSCSRLTLLDLSSNSLSGLVPPSLSRLRLLESLVLNSNQLSGPVPAALGRAAALRHLLLYDNRHSGSLPDSLGDLSRLESLRAGGNRDLSGPIPASLSRCANLSVLGLADTKVSGPIPASLGRLSKLQTLSIYTAMLSGSIPPELGNCSSLVNLFLYENSLSGPLPPSLGRLTKLERLLLWQNSLSGPIPNSFGNLSSIQTIDLSINSISGAIPASLGKLSGLQDLMLSDNNVSGSIPPSLANLTALSQLQLDTNQISGLLPPELGALSSLTVLFAWQNQLEGAIPSSLASLSHLQALDLSHNHLTGPIPPDLFLLPNLTKLLLLSNDISGSIAPEIGRCASLFRLRLGSNRISGGIPAEIGGLKSLNFLDLAGNRLTGSVPTEIGNCSQLQMVDLSNNTLGGALPDSLSSITGLQVLDASLNQFSGPIPDSFGKLSTMNKLVLGGNSLSGPIPKSLGQCSSLELLDLSNNQLSGGIPDQLFQIESLDIALNLSRNSLTGPIPEKISALDKLSVLDLSYNMLDGSLVPLAVLDNLVSLNVSNNNFTGYLPDTKLFRQLSASDLAGNDGLCTHGGDVCFVSMDDNGRPMMTEKEERKRVHRLQLAIALLITATVAMVLGMIALIRARRTGGRKGGDGNDSEMRGELSWPWQCTPFQKLSFSVEQVVRSLVDANVIGKGCSGIVYRVNMDNGDVIAVKKLWPASTGTAAPARKDDDNSNRIRDSFSAEVRTLGSIRHKNIVRFLGCCWNRSTRLLMYDYMANGSLGGLLHERNGLSLEWDLRYRIILGAAQGLAYLHHDCVPPIVHRDIKANNILIGLDFEPYIADFGLAKLVEDGDFARSSNTVAGSYGYIAPEYGYMMKITEKSDVYSYGVVVLEVLTRRQPIDPTIPDGLHVVDWVRRRRRSMEVLDPSLRGRPDSEVEEMLQVLGVALLCVNPNPDERPTMRDVAAMLKEIRHEREEYAKVDVLLKGSSPSPTMANATTSASATLLCQQSSINSNNSKDTSFSASSVYSSSKAKSPLDCKSGYPS, encoded by the exons ATGATGCCGAGGTCGAGGCAGCACCATACTCCATCATCCCCATGCCCCCACCTCCTGCTTTGCCACCATCCCCTCCTCCAACTATTCTTCTTCTTGCTACCGCTGCTGCCATCTTTCTCTTCTTCAGCTACAACCCTATCTACCAATCGAGAAGTCATTGCTTTATACAACTGGATCAACTCCTCCTCATCCCTCTCTCCTTCTAAAGCGTTTTCGGACTGGAAAACATCAGACTCCAGCCCGTGCAACTGGACCCACATTGCCTGCGACTCCGCCGGCGCGGTCACCTCCATCGCCATCCAGTCCGTGCCACTCGCACTCCCCCTCCCCGCCGGCCTCTGCGCCGCCATCCCCTCCCTCTCCACCCTCGTCGTCTCCGACGCCAACCTCACCGGCTCCATCCCCCCCGacctctcctcctgctcccgTCTCACCCTCCTTGACCTCAGCTCCAACTCTCTCTCCGGCCTCgtccccccctccctctcccgtTTACGTCTTTTGGAATCCCTTGTTCTTAACTCCAACCAACTCTCCGGCCCCGTCCCCGCGGCGCTCGGCCGCGCTGCTGCACTCCGGCATCTCCTCCTCTACGACAACCGCCACTCCGGGTCCCTCCCGGACTCCCTCGGCGACCTCTCCCGCCTGGAATCCCTCCGCGCCGGTGGCAACCGCGATCTCTCCGGCCCCATCCCAGCTTCCCTCTCCCGCTGCGCCAACCTCTCCGTCCTCGGCCTCGCTGACACCAAAGTCTCTGGCCCCATCCCCGCTTCCCTCGGCCGGCTCTCCAAGCTCCAGACCCTCTCCATCTACACCGCCATGCTCTCCGGCTCCATCCCTCCGGAGCTCGGGAACTGCTCCTCTCTCGTCAACCTCTTCCTCTATGAGAACTCCCTCTCCGGCCCCCTCCCGCCCTCCCTCGGCCGCCTTACCAAGCTCGAACGCCTTCTCTTGTGGCAGAACTCCCTCTCCGGCCCCATCCCTAACTCCTTCGGCAATCTCTCCTCGATACAGACCATCGACCTCTCCATCAACTCCATCTCCGGCGCCATTCCAGCCTCCCTCGGCAAGCTTTCCGGCCTTCAAGACCTCATGCTCAGCGACAACAACGTCTCCGGCTCGATACCGCCGTCGCTCGCCAACCTCACCGCGCTTTCCCAGCTCCAGCTGGACACCAACCAGATCTCTGGCCTCCTCCCGCCGGAGCTCGGCGCGCTCTCCTCACTCACCGTCCTATTCGCGTGGCAGAACCAGCTCGAAGGCGCCATTCCCTCCTCCCTTGCCTCTCTTTCTCATCTCCAAGCTCTCGACCTCTCCCACAACCACCTCACCGGTCCCATTCCTCccgacctcttccttcttcccaACCTCACCAAGTTGCTGCTCTTGTCGAACGATATCTCGGGCTCCATTGCACCGGAGATCGGCCGCTGCGCCTCGCTTTTTCGTCTCCGCCTCGGCAGCAACCGCATCAGCGGCGGAATACCAGCGGAAATCGGCGGGCTCAAAAGTCTCAACTTTCTCGACCTCGCCGGCAACCGGCTCACGGGCTCCGTCCCCACAGAAATCGGCAACTGCTCCCAGCTCCAGATGGTCGACCTCAGCAACAACACTCTCGGCGGCGCCCTCCCCGACTCGCTATCTTCCATTACTGGACTGCAGGTGCTCGACGCGTCGCTTAACCAGTTCTCAGGCCCAATCCCGGATAGCTTCGGCAAGCTCAGCACGATGAACAAGCTTGTGCTCGGTGGTAATTCACTGTCTGGGCCGATACCGAAGTCGCTCGGCCAGTGTTCGAGCCTCGAATTGCTGGACCTAAGCAATAACCAGCTCTCCGGCGGCATTCCCGACCAGCTCTTCCAGATCGAGAGCCTCGACATTGCATTGAATCTCAGCAGGAATTCACTCACCGGACCCATCCCGGAAAAGATTTCAGCACTCGACAAGCTATCAGTGCTGGATCTTTCTTACAACATGCTCGACGGCAGCCTGGTCCCGCTTGCCGTGTTGGACAATTTGGTCTCCCTCAACGTCTCTAATAACAATTTCACCGGCTACCTCCCCGATACCAAGCTCTTCCGCCAGCTCTCAGCCTCCGACCTTGCCGGCAACGACGGGCTCTGCACTCACGGAGGGGACGTGTGCTTTGTGAGCATGGATGACAATGGCCGGCCGATGATGACAGagaaggaggagagaaagagggtgCACAGGCTTCAGCTTGCAATTGCCCTGCTGATCACCGCGACGGTGGCGATGGTTCTCGGGATGATCGCACTTATAAGAGCGAGAAGGACGGGAGGGAGGAAAGGCGGCGACGGCAATGACTCAGAGATGCGCGGAGAGCTGTCGTGGCCATGGCAGTGCACGCCATTCCAGAAGCTGAGCTTCTCGGTCGAGCAGGTGGTGCGGAGCCTCGTCGACGCCAATGTGATCGGAAAAGGTTGCTCGGGGATTGTCTACCGTGTCAACATGGACAATGGGGATGTGATTGCCGTCAAGAAGCTTTGGCCGGCCAGCACCGGAACAGCAGCGCCGGCGAGAAAAGATGATGACAATAGCAACAGGATCCGGGACTCGTTCTCGGCCGAGGTGCGGACGCTGGGCTCGATCCGCCACAAGAACATCGTGCGCTTCCTTGGGTGCTGCTGGAACAGGAGCACGCGGCTGCTCATGTACGACTACATGGCAAATGGGAGCCTCGGCGGCCTGCTTCACGAGCGCAATGGCTTGTCACTCGAATGGGACTTGAGGTACCGGATCATCCTCGGGGCGGCGCAGGGCCTTGCTTACCTTCACCATGACTGTGTCCCCCCTATAGTCCACAGGGACATCAAGGCCAACAACATCCTTATCGGACTCGACTTCGAGCCTTACATCGCCGACTTTGGCCTTGCCAAGCTCGTCGAGGATGGGGACTTTGCCCGGTCCTCCAATACCGTCGCCGGATCCTATGGCTACATTGCTCCTG AGTATGGATACATGATGAAGATCACAGAGAAGAGCGATGTGTATAGCTATGGCGTGGTGGTGCTGGAAGTGCTGACCAGGAGGCAGCCCATCGACCCGACGATCCCCGATGGGCTGCATGTGGTGGACTGGGtgaggcggaggaggaggagcatggaAGTGCTCGACCCGAGCCTCCGGGGACGGCCAGACTCAGAGGTCGAGGAGATGCTGCAGGTGCTCGGCGTGGCCCTGCTCTGTGTGAACCCCAACCCAGATGAGCGGCCGACGATGAGGGATGTGGCCGCGATGCTCAAGGAGATCCGGCATGAAAGGGAGGAGTATGCCAAGGTGGACGTTCTCCTCAAGGGCTCATCACCATCCCCGACTATGGCAAATGCGACAACCTCGGCGTCGGCTACGTTGCTGTGCCAACAGAGTAgcatcaacagcaacaacagcaagGATACCAGCTTCTCTGCTTCCAGTGTCTACTCTTCCTCCAAGGCTAAATCACCCTTGGACTGCAAGTCTGGCTATCCTTCCTAA
- the LOC105053624 gene encoding uncharacterized protein translates to MVSCSSFQGIVFLPVPNKTPKILVSAANVIFYSAAGNDIAWKPLSMIRCKSVRSVSALASSSTDDLRPELDENPEGIISGEWPENFSLLSYDDLRAYLETQIISDKMKPMALLGEVMSTQIRTATADQTLEEIDHHFEVVSGLPVIDAELKCIGVVSKQDRAKAFDGLKSKVGEVMSSPAITLSPDKTVLDAAALMLKMKIHRIPILNEKQRVVGMVTRTDIFQALETKVV, encoded by the exons ATGGTTTCTTGCAGCTCTTTTCAGGGAATCGTCTTCCTCCCTGTCCCAAACAAAACCCCCAAAATTCTCGTATCCGCCGCCAACGTTATATTCTATTCCGCTGCTGGAAATGATATAGCTTGGAAGCCGCTCTCTATGATCCGGTGCAAGAGCGTCAGATCGGTCTCGGCGCTGGCGTCCTCGTCGACGGACGACCTCCGGCCGGAGTTGGATGAGAATCCGGAGGGCATCATCTCCGGTGAGTGGCCGGAGAACTTCTCCCTACTTAGCTACGACGACCTCCGCGCCTACCTCGAGACACAAATCATCAGCGACAAG ATGAAGCCGATGGCGCTGTTGGGGGAAGTGATGTCGACGCAGATCCGGACGGCGACGGCCGACCAGACGCTGGAGGAGATAGATCACCACTTTGAGGTCGTGTCGGGGCTTCCGGTGATCGACGCAGAGCTTAAATGCATTGGAGTGGTCTCCAAGCAGGACAGGGCCAAAGCCTTCGATGGG TTGAAATCAAAGGTTGGTGAAGTCATGTCCTCTCCTGCCATCACTTTGTCACCTGACAAGACAGTTTTGG ATGCCGCAGCTTTAATGCTTAAGATGAAGATCCATAGGATACCAATCCTAAATGAAAAACAGCGAGTTGTAG GAATGGTTACTCGGACTGACATATTCCAGGCACTGGAAACCAAGGTGGTGTAA